The stretch of DNA GGGGTACAATGCCGGGTGTGACCGTGACCCTGGCTGATCTGCTGCGCTCCTTGCCGCTCGAAGGCCGCCTCGAGTGGATCGGGCTGCGGCCCGCGCGCCGGGCCGCACTCATCGAGGTCGGCGAGGCGCTGGCCGTGGCCGGGCTGGGGCTCGAAGGGGACCACGGGCTGCGCCGCCCGGCGCGCCTGAGGGCCCTGACGGGCCCTGCAAACGAACCCCCGACTTCCGCTACCGCCCCGGTCCTCGAGGGGCCTTCCGCGGGCGCACAGGCGCTGGCCGGGCCGGGCAAGCGCAACGTCACCCTGATCCAGGCCGAGCACCTGCCGGTGATCGCCGCTCTGCTGGGCAGGGAGCAGGTGACGCCCGATGAGCTGCGCCGCAACCTGGTGGTGTCCGGCATCAATCTGCTCGCCTTGAAGGACCGCCGGTTCTGGGTCGGCGAGGTGCTGCTCGAGGGAACCGGGGCCTGCCACCCGTGCTCGCGCATGGAGGAGGCGCTGGGACCGGGCGGGTACAACGCGGTGCGCGGCCACGGTGGCCTGACCGCGCGGGTTGTGCGCGGCGGTACCCTGCGGCTGGGTGATCCGGTGAGGCCCGCCGGGTGAGGCCGCTGCTCCTGCCACGCCTCGAGGAGCGCCTGCAGGCTGTATTGCAGCGGATCCGCTCGGAGGTGCACGCTGACATCGGCTCGGACCACGCTCACCTGCCGCTGCACCTGTTGGCCTCGGGCCGGGTGCGCCGCTGCGTGGTGGTCGAGAAGACGGCCGCTCCGGCGGCGGTGGCGCGCGCCACCTTGGAGGCGTTCGGTTGGTTGCACGCAGCCGAGGTGCGGGTGGCGGACGGCTTGAGCGGCTTGCATCCGGGCGAGGTCCGCAGCGTGAGCATCACCGGGATGGGTGCCAAGACGGTGCGCGACATTCTCGAGGGCCGACCGGAACGG from Deinobacterium chartae encodes:
- a CDS encoding MOSC domain-containing protein; the encoded protein is MPGVTVTLADLLRSLPLEGRLEWIGLRPARRAALIEVGEALAVAGLGLEGDHGLRRPARLRALTGPANEPPTSATAPVLEGPSAGAQALAGPGKRNVTLIQAEHLPVIAALLGREQVTPDELRRNLVVSGINLLALKDRRFWVGEVLLEGTGACHPCSRMEEALGPGGYNAVRGHGGLTARVVRGGTLRLGDPVRPAG